A section of the Deltaproteobacteria bacterium genome encodes:
- a CDS encoding biopolymer transporter ExbD translates to MRKRFGQEEQDDDINMTPMLDIVFILLIFFIVTASFVKESGIDIQRPSAVTTESKEQASIVVAINEAGEIWIDKRAIDVRSVRANIERLRAENPQGSVVIQADENSKNGLLVQVMDAARQAGVENVSIATMAMNQ, encoded by the coding sequence CATCAACATGACCCCCATGTTGGACATTGTTTTTATTTTATTGATTTTCTTTATTGTCACCGCCTCTTTCGTGAAGGAATCCGGGATTGATATTCAACGGCCCTCCGCGGTGACTACAGAAAGTAAAGAGCAGGCCAGCATCGTGGTTGCCATCAATGAGGCAGGTGAAATCTGGATTGATAAGCGTGCTATTGATGTTCGTTCCGTGAGGGCGAATATCGAACGGTTAAGAGCGGAGAATCCTCAAGGTTCCGTCGTCATACAAGCCGATGAAAACTCTAAGAATGGTCTTTTGGTTCAAGTGATGGATGCTGCGAGGCAAGCTGGTGTGGAGAATGTATCCATTGCCACCATGGCGATGAACCAGTGA